From Arachis hypogaea cultivar Tifrunner chromosome 3, arahy.Tifrunner.gnm2.J5K5, whole genome shotgun sequence:
GGAGATGTCTGCACTCCAGTTTATGATGAAAGAGTACCCTGGAAATGAGGAAGAGAAGATGAGAGCAGCTATTGGGAAGTTTGGGCTGTCAGGTAAAGCTCAGATAATGCCTATGAAGAACTTGTCTGATGGGCAGAGGAGCCGTGTGATATTTGCATGGCTAGCCTGGAAGCAGCCTCATTTGCTACTCCTGGATGAGCCAACTAATCATTTGGATATCGAGACAATTGACTCATTGGCCGAGGCATTGAACGAATGGGATGGCGGCATGGTGCTCGTTAGCCATGACTTCAGGCTCATAAACCAGGTGGCCCATGAGATATGGGTGTGTGCAAATCAAACTATCACCAGATGGGATGGTGATATCATGGACTTCAAGATGCATCTCAAATCACAGGCAGGCTTATCTGACTGAAGTTGATAGGTGCTGGGGCATGTGCTATTGGCTCGGATTTGGTGCTGCCATTTGAGTTGCGGAGTTACTCAAggctgatgaatgatgatgaagtTCAATGACAGATTCGGTGCATAAAACCTTGCAATATTTTTTTGTTGCCAAGATGTCTCTTCACCCCCTTAAAATGGCGCTAATATATAGGATACTGTTCTCTTAATATGATTTAATTGCTTGGCTTTTTGCCAGCATGATAAGATGGTATGGTATCTTAAGTATTAGATATGATCCCCATCTGAATCACGCATGCGCTTGTTCTATATATGATATATGTTAAGATATTATATGTTGTACCGAGATATTATGGTATTTTCTAATAATAACTGTTAGTCTTCTTCGTCCCATCCTTCTTATTGCTGGTTTTGTTTTTAAGGATACAAATGAGTATATTCCTAGGCATTCCCAACTTTTGCGGACTTTATTGAAGAATTTCAGGATACATTACCTCTATACATGCACATTGAATTTCAGGATCATAATGTGACAGCAATTTCAATAACCTATCACCAAACAAGTTTTCAACATCTGAACGAATGCTAGACCAATAATTTAACGTTAATTGCAAAGACTTCTCATGTTTGATCAACGCTTTATAATGAGATATAGTATTTGAACGCACATCATCTTATTAAAATGAATAATAACACAcacatcaaaagttgaaacttaaAAGTGCTAACATATTTAAGTCTCAAACCTGATATTGGACAAGGATATAGGCCTTTTCATTCTAGATCAAATCCTCTCTGGCACTGCATATTAGAGAAATACAATTTTAATAGGTGCTAAAACAGAAGCAAAATAGGACATATATATATACTAGGAAAATTTCTCTCCAATTTTCTATATCCATTAGAAAACAAAGCCTATTAAGAaatcaagatttatttttcatcttcctCTTTCTCCACTTGATGATGAGCCAGTAAGGTCTCAATGTCACTAGGGTTGCAAGGAATGGTAATTGCACCAAGCTGATCAAAACCATACTCTTCAGCTGCTCTCTCCAACAAACTCAAGAATGTAGGGTTTCTCAAACACCTCAATGGCACCAAGAACCTCTTTGGTCCTTCAACAGTAGCAATCACAGCGAAATGGCCTTCTTTCACATATGATGAGCTTGGTTTATTATTTTTACCTACTAGTAATAACACAACTTTATGAAGCTTTTCCAACAGAATCTTGAATTTCAAAATGCCACCACTTAAACCCTTCTTTTTATTGCTGCTGCTGCTTCTATTTCTTGCTGTCACCTCAGCCATAATCATGATCATGTAatatgatatttatatatttgtgcTGTAGTGCACTATATTATATTCCCCTCTAATTGAAATTGTATCTCTATCTATGTATGTATGTGTTATTTTTGTGAACTTTATAAGATATATATAATGTGTGGTGTGAAGAGCCAATAAAAAAAGACATAGCAACAGAAGATAATATTGTTTGGACAATATTGAGTATAATGCACAGAGCAGACACGAAAAACATGCTACAATTAGAAAGTTAGCAGCAACACATGTAATTGAATCAGAATATGGTGCAATGTATCCATGTCTTTCATTTTATCATGTTAAGAGCCTCTTGTCTTATCTTCCTTGACATGTCATTTCAGTTGTTGCCTATGAAATTATTCACATAAGATTATAATTAATGAGAAAAGCACACCTTCCATGCCACCTTACATTGAATAATAAACATGTTTAATGTTAGTTTGATTAATTGGGTTGATGGGATAGTCCATCAGATGATTAGTCTTAATATGGTCTAATTGGATATAGCTAATTGTAGGCAGAATAATGTACCTTTAGGCTCATTATTACCAAAGTCTTTGATGGGAGCTTTGGTAACACAATAAGTATAACTTAGATGTTAGATTTTCTCTTTAACTCTTCTATAATTATTTACCAAAATTAAAGAGATATTATCAATGGTTATGTTATTCAGTTTTCTATGACTTACCACCATGAATAACTtcttaaagaaaaattatttgcAGAGAGAAATTAAGATAATACACAAATAATTGATGTTTTAATATCATATATTAAGAGAACTATCAACAATATGGCGGATGAAAATCTTTTTTATATGAGAGAAACTCATATACAGTTATCTTCAGTGAAGTTGTTAGTTGAGAACCATTAATTGATTTAACATGTATGACTAAATTGTTATTTAACGTCtgtcaactatcaacttcacatgaaaataatttttaccgTCATATATATTGTCTCtctcaaatatttattttaaattaaataatgctCATATAAACTTGTCTATGAGAGTATTTCTTTTGCGATGATATATATAATTGTGAATGAATGATATATATTACGTACGTATGGAAATAGTAGGCACATCAGCACATGTGTATCATTAGGCAAATAGTAGCTAACCCttcaactccaaccactaaattCTTATCATGTAGGGTGTTTGTTAATTTAGGGCA
This genomic window contains:
- the LOC140183927 gene encoding auxin-induced protein X10A-like, which gives rise to MAEVTARNRSSSSNKKKGLSGGILKFKILLEKLHKVVLLLVGKNNKPSSSYVKEGHFAVIATVEGPKRFLVPLRCLRNPTFLSLLERAAEEYGFDQLGAITIPCNPSDIETLLAHHQVEKEEDEK